A genomic region of Dehalococcoidia bacterium contains the following coding sequences:
- a CDS encoding RDD family protein, translating into MSTNPESAQISEKKLSCAGFTKRLLAFFIDTILLSFISWGGANVLYFIGMWAWRGQTLGRMVFNVKIIKTNGEPIDLRAVIIRYLGYILCGLTLGLGFLLIIFDKRKQGLHDKLAETYVINV; encoded by the coding sequence ATGAGCACGAATCCCGAGTCGGCACAAATCAGCGAAAAGAAACTATCATGCGCCGGTTTCACGAAGCGCTTGCTGGCTTTCTTTATTGACACCATCCTTCTATCCTTCATCAGCTGGGGCGGGGCCAACGTCCTCTATTTTATCGGGATGTGGGCATGGAGGGGACAGACGCTGGGGCGGATGGTCTTCAACGTAAAGATCATAAAGACGAACGGGGAACCGATCGACTTGCGAGCGGTCATTATCCGCTATCTGGGATACATACTCTGTGGGCTGACTTTGGGCCTCGGCTTCCTGCTGATTATTTTTGACAAACGCAAGCAGGGCCTGCACGACAAGCTCGCTGAGACCTACGTTATTAACGTATAG